A genomic stretch from Myxocyprinus asiaticus isolate MX2 ecotype Aquarium Trade chromosome 24, UBuf_Myxa_2, whole genome shotgun sequence includes:
- the dnmt3ba gene encoding DNA (cytosine-5-)-methyltransferase 3 beta, duplicate a isoform X6: MSEFEHNMATNVSLDPNDLEDKCNRYEVLSWINETLQTKFTHVEQCRSGACYCQLMDWLFPGTIDMSKVKFQSQEESDFLQNYSLLQTAFRKTGVTKSVPVDELHKGKFRSTFTFLKWFKKFFLANEGHERLYNPVEARDGQDIVLVDNEVFRSPKSWKSLHDSETVQHSVTVKPCVVRLEKITSQRENGADDDGIWTSNKFQEGSVRGIYGWESSLRQKPQARTVFQAGAGTWSKPVNLDKDSKHEAMKNEAHSSGSSVSTASPKPGKRDMTYQDNKGFSKGELVWGKVKGFSWWPGLVVAWKGRTVPVSMRRVEWFGDGMFSEIHTEGLMPFAAFAKCFCSKSFEGLPTYKDAIYQVLELAGERCGKTFSSSGKSTENMKAMLDWAFGGFKPTGPDGFMPPVDSSSSNKAESSDSSVSDFQPPAKRKYVHKNRQPTQEYTREQMVHEVSVKGKNIKDFCLSCGSADIEIFHPLFEGSLCFKCKENFTETLYRYDEDGYQSYCTVCCAGLEVILCGNKSCCRCFCKDCLNMLVGPGTFDKLKEVDPWSCYVCLPSKRYGVLKLRPDWSVRVQEFFANNSAFEFEPHRVYPSIPAHQRRPIKVLSLFDGIATGYLVLKDLGFKVERYIASEICEDSIAVGMIKHEGLIEYVKDVRTITRKHLAEWGPFDLLIGGSPCNDLSMVNPARKGLFEGTGRLFFEYYRMLTLMRPREDDDRPFFWLFENVVAMSAHDKADICRFLECNPVMIDAVKVSPAHRARYFWGNLPGMNRPLAASLTDNIDLQDCLEVGRTAMFNKVRTITTKSNSIKQGKMGPLPVTMNGKEDYLWCTEMERIFGFPKHYTDVNNMGRSQRQKVLGRSWSVPVIRHLFAPLKDYFACK, from the exons CATAACATGGCAACTAATGTCAGTCTGGACCCTAATGACCTTGAGGACAAGTGCAATCGCTATGAAGTTCTGTCCTGGATCAACGAAACCCTACAGACCAAGTTTACTCATGTGGAGCAGTGTCGTTCAG GAGCATGTTATTGCCAGCTCATGGACTGGCTCTTCCCAGGGACCATCGACATGAGCAAAGTGAAGTTTCAGTCCCAAGAGGAGTCTGATTTCCTGCAGAACTACAGTCTTTTGCAGACAGCCTTCCGGAAAACAGGGGTGACGAAG TCAGTTCCTGTGGACGAGCTTCACAAAGGAAAGTTTAGATCCACTTTTACCTTTCTAAAGTGGTTCAAGAAATTTTTTCTTGCCAATGAGGGGCATGAGAGACTGTACAACCCAGTTGAAGCCCGTGATGGTCAGGATATTGTACTAGTAGACAACGAAGTCTTTAGGTCTCCGAAATCCTGGAAAAGTCTGCATGATTCTG AGACGGTTCAACACTCAGTCACAGTGAAGCCATGTGTGGTGCGACTGGAGAAGATCACCAGTCAGCGAG AAAATGGAGCAGACGATGATGGTATCTGGACTAGTAACAAATTTCAGGAG GGCTCTGTTAGGGGAATATACGGTTGGGAGAGCAGCTTACGGCAGAAACCACAGGCACGCACCGTCTTTCAGGCCGGTGCAGGCACCTGGAGCAAACCAGTGAACCTAGACAAGGACAGCAAGCACGAGGCG ATGAAGAACGAAGCTCATTCGTCTGGATCCAGTGTTTCGACGGCAAGCCCCAAACCTGGGAAGAGAGACATGACATACCAG GATAATAAGGGTTTTTCCAAAGGAGAGCTGGTGTGGGGGAAAGTGAAGGGCTTCTCTTGGTGGCCTGGGCTGGTGGTGGCATGGAAGGGCAGAACAGTTCCCGTGTCTATGAGGCGTGTGGAGTGGTTTGGAGATGGCATGTTTTCAGAG ATTCATACAGAGGGGCTAATGCCTTTTGCTGCATTTGCAAAGTGCTTCTGTAGTAAATCCTTTGAAGGTCTGCCTACCTACAAAGATGCTATTTACCAAGTCCTCGAG TTGGCAGGAGAACGCTGTGGGAAGACTTTCTCCAGCTCTGGGAAAAGCACTGAAAATATGAAAGCCATGCTGGACTGGGCATTTGGAGGTTTCAAGCCCACAGGTCCTGATGGCTTTATGCCTCCTGTAG ACAGCTCATCTAGTAATAAAGCGGAGTCATCGGATTCCTCTGTGTCTGATTTTCAGCCACCAGCCAAAAGGAAGTATGTCCACAAGAACAGACAGCCCACTCAGGAATATACCAGAG AGCAAATGGTCCATGAAGTCTCGgttaaaggcaaaaacattaaaG ATTTCTGTCTGTCCTGTGGAAGTGCCGACATTGAAATTTTCCATCCTCTCTTTGAGGGAAGCCTTTGTTTTAAGTGCAAG GAGAACTTTACAGAGACCCTGTACAGATACGATGAAGATGGCTATCAGTCATACTGCACTGTGTGCTGTGCTGGGCTGGAGGTCATTCTCTGTGGAAATAAAAGCTGCTGCAG GTGTTTCTGTAAAGACTGTTTGAATATGTTAGTGGGACCAGGGACATTTGATAAGCTAAAGGAGGTAGACCCATGGAGCTGTTACGTCTGCCTGCCCTCTAAGAGATATGGTGTGCTCAAGCTCAGGCCTGACTGGAGCGTTCGTGTCCAGGAGTTTTTTGCCAATAACAGTGCTTTTGAATTT GAGCCACATAGAGTGTATCCTTCAATTCCAGCTCATCAGCGTCGGCCGATCAAGGTCCTCTCCCTGTTTGATGGAATTGCAACAG GATACCTGGTTTTAAAAGACCTGGGCTTTAAGGTGGAGCGCTACATCGCCTCTGAAATCTGTGAAGACTCCATTGCAGTTGGGATGATCAAACATGAGGGCCTGATTGAATATGTGAAGGACGTGCGCACCATCACAAGGAAACAT CTGGCTGAGTGGGGCCCATTTGACCTCCTGATTGGTGGAAGTCCCTGTAATGACCTGTCCATGGTGAATCCAGCCAGAAAAGGTCTTTTTG AAGGCACAGGTCGGCTGTTCTTTGAATATTACCGCATGTTAACATTGATGAGACCAAGAGAGGATGATGATCGTCCATTTTTTTGGCTCTTTGAGAACGTAGTTGCCATGAGCGCCCACGATAAGGCAGATATCTGCCGCTTCTTGGAG TGTAATCCTGTGATGATTGATGCTGTGAAAGTGAGCCCAGCCCACAGGGCCCGTTATTTCTGGGGCAATTTACCTGGAATGAACCG accaCTGGCTGCTTCGCTCACTGACAACATAGATCTGCAGGACTGCCTGGAGGTTGGACGAACAGCAAtg TTCAACAAAGTTCGCACCATCACCACCAAGTCCAACTCCATTAAACAAGGGAAGATGGGACCTCTGCCTGTCACCATGAACGGAAAAGAGGATTATCTTTGGTGTACTGAAATGGAGAG AATATTTGGGTTCCCAAAGCATTATACTGATGTGAATAATATGGGGCGGTCACAGAGGCAGAAAGTCCTTGGGCGGTCCTGGAGTGTTCCCGTGATCAGACACCTCTTCGCCCCTTTGAAGGATTACTTTGCTTGCAAGTAA
- the dnmt3ba gene encoding DNA (cytosine-5-)-methyltransferase 3 beta, duplicate a isoform X2 has protein sequence MATNVSLDPNDLEDKCNRYEVLSWINETLQTKFTHVEQCRSGACYCQLMDWLFPGTIDMSKVKFQSQEESDFLQNYSLLQTAFRKTGVTKSVPVDELHKGKFRSTFTFLKWFKKFFLANEGHERLYNPVEARDGQDIVLVDNEVFRSPKSWKSLHDSGSVRDEPDMELNGKMRVVTYDPKWQKITKWIGASDLGDNFAYCTLCDTNIMLNAGFFDVKRHQQTKKHMKHEMGALNSSERKQVEDSRLMISCSEIMLLFIQTHCLSSLPSRISKVSQHTARYILGLKYPNDIVSACKLNPYCVYVCGDVPLDVESGERTCHVVLVGFFDEKLAKYSIRILDVFQAFAEDSDCSVTVCLLNVLQKFELPASNMVAFYIDDQDQTSESVAVQIRELNPKVIDLGGLYCLPDSAFNAGLMGHFSEVQELIVNIYGHYSTCSTSNDKLKMLFAGIDGLKVSSPPLSISCEDFCLLLQRMLGIWTDLMSYFSSCDENNDKAKHICTQLENPKIRVTLMYLDHTLGPLRAFGQRLQHCKGSARADLVQILREASGLLRSFASSFLRPHAVIRYLKERDPAILENSTFCLPATELSLGGAVEDFISAQEEELADSLNVFQDESLSLYKTLTTSIASCLPLSDGILRSMSQLLSPAGRLKIMGKSIVELAVQFGLCANSEDSAKLTDEFLEYQLVEDKELKMEEGFDEGLLDTSSTLSLERYWSIALKTFAPVSIFRRLVLSLLALPCPSLGAEKIFAQAIENGDAGHWDDSSTESDSSLEHTEVKAQRHRNGRMKKARSETVQHSVTVKPCVVRLEKITSQRENGADDDGIWTSNKFQEGSVRGIYGWESSLRQKPQARTVFQAGAGTWSKPVNLDKDSKHEAMKNEAHSSGSSVSTASPKPGKRDMTYQDNKGFSKGELVWGKVKGFSWWPGLVVAWKGRTVPVSMRRVEWFGDGMFSEIHTEGLMPFAAFAKCFCSKSFEGLPTYKDAIYQVLELAGERCGKTFSSSGKSTENMKAMLDWAFGGFKPTGPDGFMPPVDSSSSNKAESSDSSVSDFQPPAKRKYVHKNRQPTQEYTREQMVHEVSVKGKNIKDFCLSCGSADIEIFHPLFEGSLCFKCKENFTETLYRYDEDGYQSYCTVCCAGLEVILCGNKSCCRCFCKDCLNMLVGPGTFDKLKEVDPWSCYVCLPSKRYGVLKLRPDWSVRVQEFFANNSAFEFEPHRVYPSIPAHQRRPIKVLSLFDGIATGYLVLKDLGFKVERYIASEICEDSIAVGMIKHEGLIEYVKDVRTITRKHLAEWGPFDLLIGGSPCNDLSMVNPARKGLFEGTGRLFFEYYRMLTLMRPREDDDRPFFWLFENVVAMSAHDKADICRFLECNPVMIDAVKVSPAHRARYFWGNLPGMNRPLAASLTDNIDLQDCLEVGRTAMFNKVRTITTKSNSIKQGKMGPLPVTMNGKEDYLWCTEMERIFGFPKHYTDVNNMGRSQRQKVLGRSWSVPVIRHLFAPLKDYFACK, from the exons ATGGCAACTAATGTCAGTCTGGACCCTAATGACCTTGAGGACAAGTGCAATCGCTATGAAGTTCTGTCCTGGATCAACGAAACCCTACAGACCAAGTTTACTCATGTGGAGCAGTGTCGTTCAG GAGCATGTTATTGCCAGCTCATGGACTGGCTCTTCCCAGGGACCATCGACATGAGCAAAGTGAAGTTTCAGTCCCAAGAGGAGTCTGATTTCCTGCAGAACTACAGTCTTTTGCAGACAGCCTTCCGGAAAACAGGGGTGACGAAG TCAGTTCCTGTGGACGAGCTTCACAAAGGAAAGTTTAGATCCACTTTTACCTTTCTAAAGTGGTTCAAGAAATTTTTTCTTGCCAATGAGGGGCATGAGAGACTGTACAACCCAGTTGAAGCCCGTGATGGTCAGGATATTGTACTAGTAGACAACGAAGTCTTTAGGTCTCCGAAATCCTGGAAAAGTCTGCATGATTCTG GCAGCGTAAGAGACGAGCCTGACATGGAATTGAATGGGAAGATGCGAGTTGTGACTTATGACCCTAAATGGCAAAAAATCACAAAATGGATAGGGGCCAGCGATCTTGGGGACAATTTTGCTTACTGTACTTTGTGTGACACCAACATCATGCTGAACGCAGGTTTTTTTGATGTGAAACGACACCAGCAGACTAAAAAGCATATGAAGCATGAAATGGGAGCATTAAATTCATCTGAGAGAAAGCAGGTTGAAGACTCAAGACTCATGATTTCTTGTAGTGAAATCATGCTGCTCTTCATCCAAACTCATTGCCTATCCAGTTTACCCTCAAGGATCAGCAAGGTCTCCCAACATACTGCAAGATATATCCTTGGACTAAAGTACCCAAACGACATTGTTTCGGCTTGTAAGCTGAACCCATACTGTGTTTACGTGTGTGGGGATGTGCCACTTGATGTAGAGAGTGGAGAAAGGACCTGCCATGTGGTACTTGTGGGTTTCTTTGATGAAAAGTTAGCTAAGTATTCCATCCGTATCCTTGATGTCTTTCAAGCATTTGCCGAAGACTCAGATTGTTCTGTAACTGTATGTTTACTCAACGTCCTGCAAAAGTTTGAGCTTCCTGCTAGCAACATGGTTGCGTTCTACATTGATGACCAGGACCAGACCTCAGAGAGTGTTGCCGTGCAGATTAGGGAGCTCAACCCAAAGGTGATTGATCTTGGAGGACTTTACTGCTTACCAGACTCTGCCTTCAATGCTGGCTTAATGGGTCACTTTAGTGAGGTTCAGGAACTTATTGTAAACATCTATGGACACTACTCAACTTGTTCCACCAGTAACGACAAACTCAAGATGCTGTTTGCAGGAATTGATGGACTAAAAGTCTCCAGCCCTCCACTCTCAATCAGCTGTGAAGATTTTTGTTTGCTTCTTCAAAGGATGCTTGGAATATGGACAGATTTGATGTCATACTTCAGTTCCTGTGATGAGAACAATGATAAAGCTAAGCATATTTGCACCCAGTTGGAGAACCCTAAAATCAGGGTCACCTTGATGTACCTGGACCATACCCTTGGACCATTACGTGCCTTCGGACAACGGCTGCAACATTGCAAAGGTTCTGCTCGTGCTGATCTTGTGCAGATTCTTCGAGAAGCAAGTGGGCTTCTGCGATCTTTTGCCTCCAGCTTTCTTCGCCCTCATGCGGTCATACGTTACCTAAAAGAACGAGACCCAGCCATCTTGGAGAACTCAACATTCTGCCTTCCGGCTACTGAGCTTAGTCTGGGTGGGGCAGTTGAAGACTTCATCTCTGCCCAAGAAGAGGAACTAGCAGACTCCCTCAATGTTTTTCAGGATGAGAGTTTATCATTGTACAAAACACTTACTACTAGCATTGCTAGCTGTCTACCTCTAAGCGATGGAATCCTGAGGAGCATGTCACAGCTGCTCAGTCCAGCAGGAAGGTTAAAGATTATGGGAAAGAGTATAGTTGAACTTGCCGTACAGTTTGGCCTTTGTGCCAATTCTGAAGATTCTGCTAAGCTCACCGATGAATTCTTGGAGTACCAGCTTGTAGAGGATAAGGAGCTGAAAATGGAAGAGGGGTTTGATGAAGGGCTCCTAGATACATCTTCAACCCTTTCCCTGGAGCGATACTGGAGTATTGCCCTTAAGACTTTTGCACCAGTATCCATCTTCAGGAGACTTGTTCTCAGTCTTTTGGCTTTGCCGTGTCCATCTCTTGGAGCAGAGAAGATTTTTGCTCAG GCTATCGAAAATGGTGATGCTGGCCATTGGGATGACAGTTCAACCGAAAGTGACTCCTCTTTGGAGCACACTGAAGTCAAGGCACAACGCCACAGAAATGGGAGAATGAAAAAAGCCAGATCGG AGACGGTTCAACACTCAGTCACAGTGAAGCCATGTGTGGTGCGACTGGAGAAGATCACCAGTCAGCGAG AAAATGGAGCAGACGATGATGGTATCTGGACTAGTAACAAATTTCAGGAG GGCTCTGTTAGGGGAATATACGGTTGGGAGAGCAGCTTACGGCAGAAACCACAGGCACGCACCGTCTTTCAGGCCGGTGCAGGCACCTGGAGCAAACCAGTGAACCTAGACAAGGACAGCAAGCACGAGGCG ATGAAGAACGAAGCTCATTCGTCTGGATCCAGTGTTTCGACGGCAAGCCCCAAACCTGGGAAGAGAGACATGACATACCAG GATAATAAGGGTTTTTCCAAAGGAGAGCTGGTGTGGGGGAAAGTGAAGGGCTTCTCTTGGTGGCCTGGGCTGGTGGTGGCATGGAAGGGCAGAACAGTTCCCGTGTCTATGAGGCGTGTGGAGTGGTTTGGAGATGGCATGTTTTCAGAG ATTCATACAGAGGGGCTAATGCCTTTTGCTGCATTTGCAAAGTGCTTCTGTAGTAAATCCTTTGAAGGTCTGCCTACCTACAAAGATGCTATTTACCAAGTCCTCGAG TTGGCAGGAGAACGCTGTGGGAAGACTTTCTCCAGCTCTGGGAAAAGCACTGAAAATATGAAAGCCATGCTGGACTGGGCATTTGGAGGTTTCAAGCCCACAGGTCCTGATGGCTTTATGCCTCCTGTAG ACAGCTCATCTAGTAATAAAGCGGAGTCATCGGATTCCTCTGTGTCTGATTTTCAGCCACCAGCCAAAAGGAAGTATGTCCACAAGAACAGACAGCCCACTCAGGAATATACCAGAG AGCAAATGGTCCATGAAGTCTCGgttaaaggcaaaaacattaaaG ATTTCTGTCTGTCCTGTGGAAGTGCCGACATTGAAATTTTCCATCCTCTCTTTGAGGGAAGCCTTTGTTTTAAGTGCAAG GAGAACTTTACAGAGACCCTGTACAGATACGATGAAGATGGCTATCAGTCATACTGCACTGTGTGCTGTGCTGGGCTGGAGGTCATTCTCTGTGGAAATAAAAGCTGCTGCAG GTGTTTCTGTAAAGACTGTTTGAATATGTTAGTGGGACCAGGGACATTTGATAAGCTAAAGGAGGTAGACCCATGGAGCTGTTACGTCTGCCTGCCCTCTAAGAGATATGGTGTGCTCAAGCTCAGGCCTGACTGGAGCGTTCGTGTCCAGGAGTTTTTTGCCAATAACAGTGCTTTTGAATTT GAGCCACATAGAGTGTATCCTTCAATTCCAGCTCATCAGCGTCGGCCGATCAAGGTCCTCTCCCTGTTTGATGGAATTGCAACAG GATACCTGGTTTTAAAAGACCTGGGCTTTAAGGTGGAGCGCTACATCGCCTCTGAAATCTGTGAAGACTCCATTGCAGTTGGGATGATCAAACATGAGGGCCTGATTGAATATGTGAAGGACGTGCGCACCATCACAAGGAAACAT CTGGCTGAGTGGGGCCCATTTGACCTCCTGATTGGTGGAAGTCCCTGTAATGACCTGTCCATGGTGAATCCAGCCAGAAAAGGTCTTTTTG AAGGCACAGGTCGGCTGTTCTTTGAATATTACCGCATGTTAACATTGATGAGACCAAGAGAGGATGATGATCGTCCATTTTTTTGGCTCTTTGAGAACGTAGTTGCCATGAGCGCCCACGATAAGGCAGATATCTGCCGCTTCTTGGAG TGTAATCCTGTGATGATTGATGCTGTGAAAGTGAGCCCAGCCCACAGGGCCCGTTATTTCTGGGGCAATTTACCTGGAATGAACCG accaCTGGCTGCTTCGCTCACTGACAACATAGATCTGCAGGACTGCCTGGAGGTTGGACGAACAGCAAtg TTCAACAAAGTTCGCACCATCACCACCAAGTCCAACTCCATTAAACAAGGGAAGATGGGACCTCTGCCTGTCACCATGAACGGAAAAGAGGATTATCTTTGGTGTACTGAAATGGAGAG AATATTTGGGTTCCCAAAGCATTATACTGATGTGAATAATATGGGGCGGTCACAGAGGCAGAAAGTCCTTGGGCGGTCCTGGAGTGTTCCCGTGATCAGACACCTCTTCGCCCCTTTGAAGGATTACTTTGCTTGCAAGTAA